The Anguilla rostrata isolate EN2019 chromosome 1, ASM1855537v3, whole genome shotgun sequence nucleotide sequence ttattcatgttttatttcgTGTTTGTCTGATAGAATCCACACAACGGACCGAGGGACCCCAGAAGCTGCCAATCACCATGAATCTGGAACGTGTTCCCAATGAGGAGAAACTCAACCTCTGTAGGAAATATTATCTGGGTAAGGGATGCTTATTGGTCCATACTTTTCTAAATGCTGAATGCCATGCACAAGATTCACACCCGTGGCTGTTAGTGTCCGGCTGGGACACAAATAACATTTGTCATTACTTTagacttttttgttgttcttcacaaacacagtttggcaagtgcAGCACTCACTAAAAGTAAGTTGGAAAACTGAGTTTAAGAAAAAAGTGTAACAGTGGCATTTATGTGTGAGTTATAGTACAGCACTGAACAGACAGGCGGGTGCCTTACCTCAAGCTAATTTTATTCTTGTTCATTAAAGCATTATCCTGCTGCTTCATTAACactttaaatttaataataaaaagccaTTGCACTTTTAACTATTGATTAAGAAGAACAATTGAAGTATTTGCGTCTTGCACCTTCTGTGTGTCAAGTCAAGACAACAAATGCATCAATAACTTTCTCATTTGAATTTCCTACAGTGGAACTGCAGGTCCTGGCGTTTCCGTGTTTTCTGAGATTACTGTAGCTGAATATTTTTTGCAATTCAGACTGGGACAGCAGTGAATTCCAAACTAAACATGTGTCCTGTGCAGTCAGTTGTTCAtttattcttctgtttttttgcagGTGGTTTTgcctttcttcctttcctttGGCTGGTAAACGTGGTGTGGTTTTTCAGAGAAGCATTTATGAAACCAACGTACACCGAACAGCTCCAGATCAAAACATGTGAGTGTGACTAGGTGCAGTTTCTGAATCTCTTGTAGCCTACACAGCGCAGAACTTGGGTGCTTTTTTAGGACATCATAATTTAAAGGAATATGTCCTGTGTAATACTTAAATTTATTTGACACccataataattaaatttatatgATACCCATATTCAGAAATACCTAACAGGATGTGATGGAAAGATAGTGTAGAtgttgtgtgtgtcattgtgtgtgttaaGGAAAAAGGCATTAGTATTAAATAGCCAGGGCCACATTGTTGattaagctaaaaaaaatctaattaaatgaATCATAC carries:
- the psenen gene encoding gamma-secretase subunit PEN-2, yielding MNLERVPNEEKLNLCRKYYLGGFAFLPFLWLVNVVWFFREAFMKPTYTEQLQIKTYVKRSALGLLLWVAVLTTWITIFQHFRAQWGEVADYLSFTIPLGIP